In Mauremys reevesii isolate NIE-2019 linkage group 9, ASM1616193v1, whole genome shotgun sequence, the genomic stretch GGTGCACCTGGGCAAACATCTCTGGACAAAGGGACACAACCTTGGCTCTGCTGAGCACAGCAGCTATGGTCAGGACTGGATGGAGCCCCCTGCAGAGCCACAGGCTAGAGCCAGCCCCACGCCCAGCCCCGGTGCGGTACTGCCTCCGCACATGGACCCCCCgtgctctgcagctgcgctgctccTAGACTCACCTGGTGCTCAAGAGGCCGGCTGCCTCCTCACACCTGGCCAGGTGGacagcccctgcctgcccgctGCTCTTCTGTTCCTCCAGCTCCACTCAGGCTCATCCAGCTCCTGTGTCCTGAGGctgccaggctgggagtgggctcTGGATCTACAAGGTGGGTCTTGCTGGCCGGTGAGTCCCAGCCCCACCGATGGGCAGAGTAGCCGAGCCAGAAAGGGCCCCCAGGAACGCCAGGTGTACCTGCAGGGCTCCAACCCCTAATGGAcacatgggggcagggaagtgctgcccctgcacctgggGCTGAGCATCCCAAGCACTGCAGGGCCTAGCAGGGGCATGGTAGACCAGCCACTCCCCATAGCACCCAACAGAGAAACAACCAGCTAGCTACTAGCTGCCttgcccaggccaggccaggccacctGGCCTCCACCCCCTGGAGCCACACACCAGGGCAGCCCCCCAGGCTTAGCCCCCATACCCCTTTAAACTCTGCAGCCCCACCTCTCTTCCCCCagtttctctcaggcacaggccAAGCTGCTCATTAACAACCCTGCAGCCACCTGCTGCCTGGCTATTTCTCTGCCCTGGTGGCCAGCTGGGCCCAGGTTCCCTGGGACCCTTTTGCAGGACGTACAGCCTGGCTCAGCCCCTCTCCCACTATGGCCTCTCTGCAGCTCCAGCAGTTCTGCTGCCAAAGTCTCGCTACCCGCCTGGTGTGGCGCTTCCACCCGCAGGTGTGGAATGGGCTGTGCCTGGGCAGTGCTGCGGTAGGCCTGCTCGGGCTGCTcctgcaggctctggccaggcacCGCCGGGGCTGTGGCAAGGTGGCTAGCAGAGGCTCAGAGAGCAGGCTCCGTGCTGCCAGGGGGATAGTAGCTGCCATTACTGCCAGCAGCTGTCTGGGCACTGCAGGTGAGAGCAGGTGACTTCCCAGCTGCatagagccctgctgctgggcttgCTCTCACAGGGCTGCCCTGCGTTCCTCTTTCCACCAGGGATCCTGAGCCGCTCTGTGCTGTGGCTAGCaggcccccccggctctgccagcCAGCCTCCAGTGAATGGGACAGCAGGCTTTGCTGGGCCACTCTGCACTCTGGCTGTGGTATGGAGCATGAGCCCTGGGTGCTGTGTCTGGGGGGCAGTGTGTCTGGGGAGCAGTATctgctgggggctgtgtgctgtgtcggggggctggggagctgtgtctAGGGGGCAGTGTGTCTGGGGAGCAGTTTCTGCTGGGGAAGGTGCTGTGTCTGGGGGTCTTGGTggtgggctgtggctgggggactGGGTTGTGGGCTAGGGAGGCACTGGGGTTGGGGCAGTAtctgggagggctgggggaggtgctgtgtgtggaggggctgggtggtAGTCTGAGGGAGGCACTGgagctggaggggctgggggcagtatctgggggctgggagggccatgtctgggggaggggctgggtacTTGGAGAGCACTGGAGGGGGCTTTGGcaaaggggagcggggctggaATAGTGGGTggatggcagagctgtgtgggccACAGGGAGGGCTCTGGCTCCCTTGCAGGTGGGGGGCCTGCTGGCTTGGGGGTaggggggcagggcacagcccTTTCACATCTCCTGTCGCCCCTCAGATGTGGGTGCAGTACTTCTACACGGCTCACTTCTGGGCCTTGTTCTGCTACGCGCTGGAGGCTGTTCAGCTGCTGCGGAGACCTGCAGGCTGCAGGTGGGGCTAGGTGCCTTCCCTTGCACTCCCCGGCCCTTTGGGGGgcacacagccccctccccccacgccccAGCCTGTTATTCCCTCCCCATCCTCTGAGGACGCGGCCCTTCCACAGCTCTGCTCCGGAGCCAAGCAGGTGCCCTGGTGTCTCCATTTCCCACCCCACTCAGTCCCAGGTCTGACAGCGCTTCGTGCTCAGCCTGGGCCTGTGTGAGCAGTgccaggcctggctgcagggccccggccccggcgATGGCTGGCACTGGGATCCAGGAGCTGTGCTCTGGGGGGGCCTGGCCAACCATTCTCCTCTTGCTTTGCTCAGGTCCCTGACTCCCTACTACTTGTTGTGCTGGGGCCTGTCCAGCACCCAGTGCCTGTGGGGCgtccagcagctcctgtcccctgCCAGTGCCAGGTAAGCCGAAGCCCctaccccgcccctgcccctgcccagtcacAGGCTcatgcccccttctcccccaggtGTGACTCGCAGCGCCCACTGGCACAGGCCCTGGCTGTGGCTCACTACACTGCTGCCTACGTGCCGCTCTTGCTGGTCCTGCTGCTGAACCCGCTGCTTCTCAACAGGGCCCTCTGTGCAGGTGAGCCAGCCCCACGCCCTGCCCCGGGGCCCTCCCGGGGACACTGGCAGCGGAGCAGGGAGAGTGGGTTGGGCTcaggccgagcagggggctaacGGCATCTCTcctgcagccacagccctgctgaGGGGGCAGACGGGCAGGTACACAGCCAGCGAGCGGCTCCAGGAGCAGCAGCTTAGGAGGAGATTCACCAGCATCACTGTTACCTTCACTGCCTGGtaatgccccctgcccccccgccagccagtgctctgccccagtgcctggtaatgccccccccccaccagccagtgctctgccccagggcctggtaatacccacccctcctccccgccagccagtgctctgccccagtgcctggtaatgccccactttccccccccccccgccagccagtgctctgccccagtgcctggtaatgccccctcctccccgccagccagtgctctgccccAGTGCCTGGTAATGCCCCACTTCCCCAccagccagtgctctgccccagtgcctggtaatgccccacttcccccaccagccagtgctctgccccagggcctggtaatgcccccacctcctccccaccagccagcactctgccccagtgcctggtaatgccccacttccccctcccgccagccagcgctctgccccagtgcctggtaatgccccacttccccccctccGCCAGCCAGTGCTCTGCTCCAGTGCCTGGTAataccccccctcctccccgccagccagtgctctgccccAGTACCTGGTaatgccccctcctccccgccagccagtgctctgccccagtgcctggtaatgccccacttcccccgccagccagtgctctgccccAGTGCCTGGTAATGCCCCACTCCCGCCCTCGCCCGCCAGCGCTCTGCCCCAGTGCCTGGTAATGCCCCCCCCTCTGCCTGGCTGCCTACAGTGCCCCTgctggaggctgggggggggccctGCCCATTCAGTGGGGGTGGTGGCTGCTGTAGCCCTCCCCCCGATCAGTCAGCatggccccatctctgctccccacAGCTGGCTAGGGAATGTGGTGAACGATGGGCTGCTCCTGCTAGAGCCTGCATGGTGCACGGAGACCCTGCGGCTGCTGCACGTGGCCATCCGGACCTCCTGGATCATTGTGGTGGGCGAGGGCATGAGGGGGCAGTGAGGCTAGGCTGCCCGGGGATCTTgtttgggggtggtggggggcccgGGAAGGGAGAGGGTAGCGGGGGAGGGGTtccctgggaagggaaggggatagtGGGGTAGGAGTGTCCCGGGAAGGGAGGGGGTAGCGGGGGAGGGGTGccctgggcagggaaggggataGTGGGGGAGGAGTGTCCTGGGAAGGAGGCGGTAGCGGGGAGGGGTGCcctgggaagggatggggatAGTCAGGAGGAGTgtcctgggaagggaggggtagcGGGGAGGGTgccctgggaagggaaggggatagtGGGGAGGAGTGTCCCGGGATGGGAGGgtgtagcgggggaggggtgccctgggaagggaaggggatagaCAGGGAGGAGTgtcctgggaagggagggggggcagcaggaATGGGGGTCCTGTGTGGTGAGACCAGTAGGGCAAGAGGCTGCAAGGCCATGCTCAGCTGATTTGGGGGGGGACACACcacatattggggggggggggcttgctgTTGGTGTCAGCACAGTTGCACTGGGGCCCTGCCTGCGCCTGCccctccctgaccccctccttcctccaggcCATCCTGAACCCCATGTCAGGACTCCTGCTGTCTCTGGCGCTGGTGGgctggcagcaggcagggcagccGGCGGGCAGAGCTCTCCGCAGGGATGAGCAGAGCAGCAGCGAGGACTCTCCTGAGCCTGTCCTGGGCCGTGTGGCTGTGCCTGGCCAGTTGCGGGCCCCCAACCTGCTCAGCCTCCTGACCTCCGGGGCATCCCTGGGTGAGTAGGGGCAGAGCGGCTCTTACACTGCGGGCCAAGGCCggggcagcagccagcaccaaTGGCTCTGCCTGAGGGCCCCTGGTCAGGGCTAGGGGAGCTGTGCGGCTTGCCCTGCCCTCTGGCGGTGcccccagctggggtgcaggcacCTGAAATGCTGAGTCTGCCCCTGTAAGGACTCTGGTCAGCAGCCTGCCCGTCAGGgggcctctctcctcttcccccccaccccgtttcTGGTGCCATCTGCATCTTGTACCTCCTCCCCCAAAGGAGCCAGCCtggtggagggggggcagggagagcagagcatccctgggaggcagtggggctcagcccTGTGCTGGCGGGcaaggggctgctgctccccagcctAGGGGGGCAGCTGGTCAGAGGAtactgtggggctggcaggcccaGCATGTCTCCCTCCCTTGGCAggacctgcccccaccctcactgtctccccctccccccgcagagtTACCGGTAATCTCGGTGTGGCAGAGACAtgcgctctgcccccagccacgcTGCGATGGACGGACGGCTGGAGGGAGCGGCAGGCGAAGCTGAGGGTGCCTGCCCCACGAGATGGCTCCGTGAAGGGACAGACTGACAGCTGCTACGGTGTGAATAAAGGCTGCTGGGCTCAAGCCCACTCGCTGCACCCCCCCAGCTTGGGCCAGGctggctcgggggagggggccacAGCATCTGCCTGGGCTGCCCGTGGATTCGCTGCTTCCCAGGCTGGCGGGGGGAGCAGACTGTGGCTTTGGGCTTGAGCcagccagggcccagcaggaagaGCCCCTTGTCCTCGGAGCTTGCAGCCCAAACCATGCTCCTGCCCCCGGCTCACACGAGGGGCTTCCTGGactggactggggggggggggagctctgcCTGCATTTCTAACTACAGTGGGGAGAAGCTCaaaccccttccctcccagctattccagcctctgtccccctccacccagggctaggctggctctgccctccccccccccccagccttgaATTCAGGGGGTCAGGCAAGAGCGTGAGGGGAGATGGTAGCTGGGGGGCacagacgggggtggggggaggatgcaGTGCACTAGCCCCAGGCTGCACCTAGCTGACTCAGCCAGTTTTATCATACCAGCTACCGCCCCCAGGCCTTGCCCAGCCCGGCAAGTCACTGCTGATGCAACCTCCTCGCCACCCTGCTCCCACTACCAGCCACAACCAGCACGCCTGCTGGAGCAGCCGGGGCTCCCCCCGTAAccagggcccagctctgccccccccacagtgccccctgctgggagaggctgggctggagcagccgagggctccccccccccgtaaccagggccctgccctgccccccacagcgccccctgctgggagacgcTGGGCTGGAGCAGCCGGGGGCTCCCCCCGTAAccagggccctgccctgcccccccccacagcgccccctgctgggagacgctgggctggagcagccgggggctcccccccacagccagagccctgccctgcccccccacagcgtcccctgctgggagaggctgggctggagcagccaaGGGCTCCCCCCCACCGTAACCAGggccctgtcctgccccccccccagcaccccctgctgggagacgctgggctggagcagccgggggctccccaccacagccagggccctgccctgcccgcccccacagcgccccctgctgggagaggctgggcatTCCCTGCAGAGCTCAGCTGCGTAATCTGTGCTCGTTGTTTGGCTTGCACTCTGCGCGAGGCCCTTCCCTTCCTGTGGGGAGAGGCGAGCGCTGAGCCAGGAGATAACGCTGCTGGCAGCCACCCCTTGGCAGGACCTGATCCTCTGCCCTGCCTCAcgcctcctgtgtgtgtgtgggggggggggctgtttcattgccCTGGGGGCTCTGGGACTcctcacctcacagggtcctagagcctcaGCTCCAGGCCAAGCCCATGCCCCAGCAGCTACACCCCCCCTTAGTGCCGCCCCACGAGCCCGGGTCAGCGGGCATCTGACTGCAGTGCACACGTCCCCTGCGGGACATGCCCGAGCGCTACCGGATGAGTGTGGCCCAGTGCGGAACTGAACCTAGATCTTCACCCAGGCTTGTGCCCTCCCCCTGGGCCAGCCTTCCTAGCCAGTGGCCCCCTCCTAGCTAATCCCACCCACCACCCCACCACCTGACCCCCGAcacagccccccaaccccctcagccACAGCTCCACAGCCAGCCCCCGATGTCCTTGATACAGCCCCCCAAccgctccccacccagcctcacCTGATCCCCATAGCTCCTCATCCAGTCCCCCAGTGCCCCTGAGACTGCCCCCAGACAGCACGCCCAGGGCCAGTCAGGGGGGAAGCCGGTACGAATTACTGGGGCCCGGCAGTCTGGAAGGGGGCCCGTGGCCCGGCGCCCAGCTTTGTTGACCCTGTTTAGCCAGTCTGCCCTCTCAGCGGCCTTGAGCACCCCCCGACACAGCTCTCCCGACCTAAACAACCCCCACAGCACACCCAATATGACTCCTCAGCTATAacaccccacccacagccccccaatccCTAACCACCCTACCTAATACAGCCCCTTCTAACACAATCCTCTatcccacacaccccttcaaaCTCCCCCCACACCTAACCAGCCCCATAGCTCCCCTACCCAACTGCCCTTCCAAACCACCTCTAACCCAGTCACCCCACACACAGCACCTTCAAACCAACAGAGCCCCCCAACTTCTCCtgccaccttgtccctctcaaccccctcctgccccacaccaaGTTGTCCCCCCGAAGCCATGTCGCCtgaagg encodes the following:
- the LOC120372328 gene encoding G-protein coupled receptor 143-like isoform X3, yielding MASLQLQQFCCQSLATRLVWRFHPQVWNGLCLGSAAVGLLGLLLQALARHRRGCGKVASRGSESRLRAARGIVAAITASSCLGTAGILSRSVLWLAGPPGSASQPPVNGTAGFAGPLCTLAVMWVQYFYTAHFWALFCYALEAVQLLRRPAGCRSLTPYYLLCWGLSSTQCLWGVQQLLSPASARCDSQRPLAQALAVAHYTAAYVPLLLVLLLNPLLLNRALCAATALLRGQTGRYTASERLQEQQLRRRFTSITVTFTACWLGNVVNDGLLLLEPAWCTETLRLLHVAIRTSWIIVSYR
- the LOC120372328 gene encoding G-protein coupled receptor 143-like isoform X2, giving the protein MASLQLQQFCCQSLATRLVWRFHPQVWNGLCLGSAAVGLLGLLLQALARHRRGCGKVASRGSESRLRAARGIVAAITASSCLGTAGILSRSVLWLAGPPGSASQPPVNGTAGFAGPLCTLAVMWVQYFYTAHFWALFCYALEAVQLLRRPAGCRSLTPYYLLCWGLSSTQCLWGVQQLLSPASARALCAATALLRGQTGRYTASERLQEQQLRRRFTSITVTFTACWLGNVVNDGLLLLEPAWCTETLRLLHVAIRTSWIIVAILNPMSGLLLSLALVGWQQAGQPAGRALRRDEQSSSEDSPEPVLGRVAVPGQLRAPNLLSLLTSGASLELPVISVWQRHALCPQPRCDGRTAGGSGRRS
- the LOC120372328 gene encoding G-protein coupled receptor 143-like isoform X1; this translates as MASLQLQQFCCQSLATRLVWRFHPQVWNGLCLGSAAVGLLGLLLQALARHRRGCGKVASRGSESRLRAARGIVAAITASSCLGTAGILSRSVLWLAGPPGSASQPPVNGTAGFAGPLCTLAVMWVQYFYTAHFWALFCYALEAVQLLRRPAGCRSLTPYYLLCWGLSSTQCLWGVQQLLSPASARCDSQRPLAQALAVAHYTAAYVPLLLVLLLNPLLLNRALCAATALLRGQTGRYTASERLQEQQLRRRFTSITVTFTACWLGNVVNDGLLLLEPAWCTETLRLLHVAIRTSWIIVAILNPMSGLLLSLALVGWQQAGQPAGRALRRDEQSSSEDSPEPVLGRVAVPGQLRAPNLLSLLTSGASLELPVISVWQRHALCPQPRCDGRTAGGSGRRS